Below is a window of Leptospira sp. WS58.C1 DNA.
ATGATTGTAGTATCCATCGCAAACCAAAAGGGAGGGGAAGGCAAAACCACCACCTCCCTGAATTTAGCCTGGGGTCTCGCCAGAAGAGGTAAAAAAACTCTACTGATCGATATCGACCCTCAGGCAAATTCCACAGGGATTTTCCTGAATCCAGAAGGGTTAGAAAAATCCATGCATAATATTTTTCAATCCAAAGCGAAAATCAGGGAAGTTATGGTTAAGACCGAGGTTGAGAACCTGAACATCGCCCCCTCTCGCCTGACCCTTGCAGAGGCAGAGACAATTGCAGCTATCGTAGACGCGCCTTATATTTTAAGGGATGCTCTTGCGGACCTAGAAAAGGAAATGGATTTTTGTATAATCGATTGCCCGCCTAGCCTTTCGATCTTTACCATAAACGCTCTTGTTGCCTCCAACTATGTAATCATCCCCCTTCAGGCGGAAAAGTTTTCCGTGGATGGGATCTTAGGACTACAACAAACAATTACTAGTATTAAAAAAAGGATCAATCCCAGTTTAGAAATCATGGGAGCATTGGTTACTCAACTCAAGCCCCAGACACTTCTTACCAAAACGATTATACCGGTCCTTACGAAATATTTTAGGATTTTTGACAATAGTATCTCGGACGGGGTGGCAGTGGGAGAATCTCACCTGGCAAGAAAGTCAGTTTACGAATACAATAAGTCTAGCCGCCAAGCCCAGGAATATGAAGGCTTCATTGAGGAATTTTTGAATGAGCTCAAAAAGTAAACGATTAGGCTCCCTCGCAGATGTATTTCAGGCAGAAAAACTGGAAGGTACAATCCGAAAGATCCGACTGGATAAGATTCGTCCTTCGGAAAGCCAGCCTAGACAAGAAAGAAAAAAAGGCGTAGAAGAGCTTGCCCAAAGCTTGGATAAGGATGGACTTCT
It encodes the following:
- a CDS encoding ParA family protein, which encodes MIVVSIANQKGGEGKTTTSLNLAWGLARRGKKTLLIDIDPQANSTGIFLNPEGLEKSMHNIFQSKAKIREVMVKTEVENLNIAPSRLTLAEAETIAAIVDAPYILRDALADLEKEMDFCIIDCPPSLSIFTINALVASNYVIIPLQAEKFSVDGILGLQQTITSIKKRINPSLEIMGALVTQLKPQTLLTKTIIPVLTKYFRIFDNSISDGVAVGESHLARKSVYEYNKSSRQAQEYEGFIEEFLNELKK